In Oryza sativa Japonica Group chromosome 2, ASM3414082v1, the following are encoded in one genomic region:
- the LOC107276966 gene encoding subtilisin-like protease SBT1.4, with translation MKFTFQARIYSINPSISFVTMGKNFLIVLSLLNAALVATSVGAEQSDEVSTYIVHVVHAHAANTAHLAHAHYTSFLQRILPSHMHSGSSPRLVYAYSHAATGFAACMTKHQAAHIADHPGVLAIYPDEHLQLHTTQSPSFLRLSPSVGLVQASNGGGTGAVIAILDTGIYPKGRKSFTADSSFPPPPRTFRGHCVSTRSFNATAYCNNKLVGAKFFYKGHEAKMGHLINETQESKSPLDTEGHGTHTASTAAGSAVPGANFVGYANGTAQGMAIRAHIASYKVCWRDDGNASCATSDILAGMNEAIADGVDVISLSLGGLKPQLYNEPTSLGAFNAIRRGIVVSTSAGNDGPGTYTANNLAPWVITVGASSIDRRFPAHVVLGHNRGTYIGTSLYFGQNTAGSFLPLVYGGDAGSALCEYGMLSSNMVTGKIVLCYGTKNTTNPIVQEAAVQQAGGVGAIISIAPEYGDFLQSFADILPTSTITFKDTETIHSYTQSVADPVARIDFLGTVINQSPSAPRVAAFSSRGPNRFAPEILKPDMIAPGVDILAAWTGEMSPTMANVIDNRRVEFNIISGTSMACLHMSGIAAMLKVAQPSWSPAAIKSAMMTTAYNVDNDGNAIKDMATGQAARPFELGSGHVDPNRALDPGLVNNTTADDYITFLCSLGYNSSQIALFTNDGSTTDCSTRPRRSVGDLNYPAFSVVFVRSGEQVTQRRAVTNVGANTNVMYNVTITAPPGTTLTVTPTRLAFDAQRRTLDYSITVSAGATSSSEHQWGSIVWSDGQHTVRSPVVATWQ, from the exons ATGAAATTTACTTTTCAAG CACGCATCTATTCAATCAATCCGTCCATCTCATTTGTCACCATGGGCAAAAACTTCCTGATTGTGTTAAGCTTGCTAAATGCCGCATTGGTGGCGACATCCGTAGGCGCGGAGCAATCAGACGAAGTATCCACCTACATCGTGCACGTCGTGCACGCCCATGCAGCAAACACGGCACACCTTGCTCATGCCCACTATACGTCCTTCCTTCAAAGGATTCTTCCTTCCCACATGCATAGCGGGTCAT CACCTAGGCTCGTCTATGCCTACTCCCATGCCGCCACGGGCTTCGCGGCATGCATGACGAAGCACCAGGCCGCGCACATCGCGGACCACCCTGGTGTCCTCGCCATCTACCCCGACGAGCATCTCCAACTGCACACCACTCAGTCTCCCTCCTTCCTCCGTCTCTCACCGTCCGTTGGCCTCGTACAGGCATCaaacggcggcggcacgggcgcGGTGATCGCGATCTTGGACACTGGCATTTATCCCAAGGGCCGCAAATCCTTCACCGCTGACTCGTcgtttcctccaccacctcgcaCCTTCCGTGGTCATTGTGTCTCCACTCGCTCGTTTAATGCCACCGCCTACTGCAACAACAAGCTCGTCGGCGCAAAGTTTTTCTATAAAGGGCACGAGGCCAAGATGGGTCACCTGATCAATGAGACACAAGAGTCCAAGTCACCTCTCGACACCGAAGGCCACGGCACGCACACTGCATCTACCGCCGCTGGTTCAGCGGTCCCTGGCGCTAACTTTGTTGGCTATGCCAATGGCACCGCCCAAGGCATGGCTATACGTGCACACATTGCATCCTACAAAGTATGCTGGAGAGATGATGGAAATGCATCGTGCGCTACCTCTGACATTCTCGCCGGAATGAATGAGGCAATTGCAGATGGAGTAGATGTCATATCCCTTTCCTTGGGTGGTCTAAAGCCACAACTCTACAACGAACCCACCTCCCTTGGCGCATTCAATGCCATCCGTAGAGGCATAGTCGTGTCCACCTCCGCTGGAAATGATGGCCCTGGCACGTATACTGCTAATAACCTCGCACCATGGGTGATAACGGTTGGCGCATCAAGCATTGACCGTCGGTTCCCAGCTCACGTTGTCCTTGGACATAATCGCGGAACCTACATCGGCACCTCGCTGTATTTCGGCCAAAACACAGCCGGTTCATTTCTACCTCTAGTGTACGGTGGTGATGCTGGTTCTGCTCTGTGTGAATACGGGATGCTTTCCAGCAACATGGTCACCGGAAAGATTGTCCTCTGCTATGGCACAAAAAATACTACCAACCCCATAGTGCAAGAAGCTGCTGTCCAACAAGCCGGTGGTGTTGGTGCCATCATTTCAATTGCTCCAGAATATGGTGATTTCTTACAGAGCTTCGCTGATATCTTGCCAACGTCGACGATTACCTTCAAGGACACCGAAACGATCCATTCGTACACACAGTCGGTGGCCGACCCGGTTGCAAGAATCGACTTCTTAGGCACTGTGATCAACCAATCACCGTCTGCTCCAAGGGTCGCAGCCTTCTCAAGTCGTGGACCGAACCGCTTTGCTCCAGAGATCCTCAAGCCCGACATGATTGCCCCCGGTGTCGACATCCTCGCTGCATGGACCGGAGAAATGTCGCCTACCATGGCCAATGTCATCGACAATAGGCGCGTCGAGTTCAACATCATCTCCGGCACGTCCATGGCGTGCCTGCACATGAGCGGCATCGCCGCTATGCTTAAGGTGGCACAACCGAGTTGGAGCCCAGCGGCAATCAAGTCGGCCATGATGACGACGGCCTACAATGTGGACAATGATGGCAATGCCATCAAGGACATGGCCACGGGCCAGGCAGCCAGGCCGTTCGAGCTTGGGTCTGGCCACGTCGACCCCAACCGTGCCCTCGACCCTGGATTGGTGAACAACACCACCGCCGACGATTACATAACATTCCTCTGCAGCCTCGGCTACAACAGTAGTCAGATCGCGCTCTTCACAAATGACGGTTCGACGACAGACTGCTCGACCAGGCCACGGAGGTCCGTGGGCGACCTCAACTACCCGGCGTTCTCGGTGGTGTTCGTGAGGTCCGGAGAGCAGGTCACGCAGCGCCGCGCCGTGACCAACGTCGGGGCGAACACCAATGTCATGTACAACGTTACCATCACCGCACCGCCCGGCACCACTCTCACGGTGACGCCAACGAGGCTCGCGTTCGACGCGCAGCGCAGAACGCTGGATTACTCCATCACCGTGTCGGCAGGGGCGACCAGCTCGTCCGAGCACCAGTGGGGATCGATCGTCTGGAGCGATGGCCAACATACGGTGAGGAGCCCCGTCGTGGCCACCTGGCAATAA
- the LOC107280084 gene encoding probable carboxylesterase 12 produces the protein MRTSKSSPSPAPARGNIAVDLRPFLVEFNDGRRWVLVRHETVAASDDKTRSANGVVTKDVVIDDETGVSVRVFLPVDAAVAAAAGDGRRLPLVVYVHGGAFCTGSASARMFHDYAESLSARAAAVVVSVDYRLAPAHPVPAAYDDAWAALRWAASRRRRLSDDTWVGDYADRSCVFLAGESVGANIVHNVAVRAGEVFDDDIDIEGMILLQPYFWGTKRLPCETPDACWRTRGSPPMLLPERIDALWPYVTAGAAANNGDDPRIDPSAEAIASLPCRRALVSVATEDVLRGRGRRYAAAWGDSGSHRAATLVESKGVDHCFHLLPEFSSHAETGVLMDRVAMFIAKGKTPPPNTRGCLDGG, from the coding sequence ATGAGAACAAGCaagagctcgccgtcgccggcgccggcgcgcggcAACATCGCCGTCGATCTCCGGCCGTTCCTTGTCGAGTTCAACGACGGCCGCAGGTGGGTCTTGGTGCGCCACGAGACCGTGGCAGCGTCCGACGACAAGACGAGGAGCGCGAACGGGGTCGTGACGAAGGACGTCGTCATCGACGACGAGACCGGCGTGTCCGTCCGCGTGTTCCTCCCCGTCGACgcggccgtggccgccgccgcgggcgacggGAGGAGGCTCCCCCTGGTCGTCTACGTCCACGGCGGCGCCTTCTGCACGGGGAGCGCCTCCGCCAGGATGTTCCACGACTACGCCGAGTCGCTCTCCGCTCGCGCCGCGGCGGTCGTCGTGTCCGTGGATTACCGCCTCGCGCCGGCGCACCCCGTACCCGCGGCTTACGACGACGCGtgggcggcgctccggtgggcggcttcccgccgccgccgcctctccgacGACACCTGGGTCGGCGACTACGCCGACCGCTCGTGCGTGTTCCTCGCCGGAGAGAGCGTCGGCGCCAACATCGTGCACAACGTGGCGGTACGTGCCGGCGAGGTGTTCGACGACGACATCGACATCGAGGGCATGATACTGCTGCAGCCATACTTCTGGGGCACCAAGCGGCTGCCGTGCGAGACGCCGGACGCCTGCTGGCGCACGCGCGGGTCGCCGCCGATGCTGCTGCCGGAGAGGATCGACGCCCTCTGGCCGTACGtgacggcgggcgcggcggccaaCAACGGCGACGATCCCCGGATCGACCCTTCCGCCGAGGCGATAGCGTCGctgccgtgccgccgcgcgctgGTGTCCGTGGCCACGGAGGACGTCctgcgcggccgcggccgccgataCGCCGCCGCGTGGGGTGACAGTGGCAGCCACAGGGCGGCGACGCTCGTGGAGTCCAAGGGCGTGGACCACTGCTTCCACCTCTTGCCGGAGTTCAGCTCCCACGCCGAGACCGGCGTGCTCATGGATCGCGTCGCCATGTTCATCGCCAAGGGCAAGACACCACCACCGAACACTCGGGGCTGTTTGGATGGAGGCTAA
- the LOC107275561 gene encoding subtilisin-like protease SBT1.4 has product MISQSPSAPRVASFSSRGPNRIAAEILKPDMIAPGVDILAAWSGENPPSSIRVDDRRVEFSIIYGTSMAWRRRHAQGGTTKLEPGGDQVGPDDDSLQRGQRWQHPSSSCPRANRPGRSSSAPAMSTPINRALDPGLVYDATADDYITFLCSLGYTRRQISLFTNDGSVTDYSARPQRRVRDLNYPAFSFEFISVAGSRSAAA; this is encoded by the coding sequence ATGATCAGCCAATCGCCATCTGCTCCGAGGGTCGCTTCCTTCTCGAGCCGTGGGCCAAACCGCATCGCGGCTGAGATCCTCAAGCCGGATATGATAGCACCCGGTGTCGACATCCTCGCGGCATGGTCGGGAGAAAACCCGCCAAGCTCCATCAGAGTCGACGACAGGCGCGTCGAGTTTAGCATCATCTATGGCACGTCCATGGCGTGGCGTCGCCGCCATGCTCAAGGTGGCACGACCAAGCTGGAGCCCGGCGGCGATCAAGTCGGCCCTGATGACGACAGCCTACAACGTGGACAACGGTGGCAACACCCATCAAGTTCATGTCCACGGGCCAACCGGCCGGGCCGTTCGAGCTCGGCTCCGGCCATGTCGACCCCAATTAACCGCGCTCTCGACCCTGGCCTTGTGTacgacgccaccgccgacgactacatcaccttcctctgcAGCCTCGGCTACACGCGCAGGCAGATCTCGCTCTTCACGAACGACGGCTCGGTGACCGACTACTCGGCCCGGCCGCAGAGGCGCGTGCGCGACCTCAACTACCCGGCATTCTCGTTCGAGTTTATTTCGGTGGCCGGCTCACGCAGCGCCGCAGCGTGA